The following proteins are encoded in a genomic region of Alistipes shahii WAL 8301:
- a CDS encoding CinA family protein encodes MNKIFALPALLLTITACTNPEKRVHQLLTERMETLAVAESCTGGSIAARLMATPGASAYFKGGVVAYWNQTKESLLGIPRDTIALYGVVSEEIVRMMAESVRNVTDTHYGIATTGIAGPSGGTPELPAGSVWIAVSSPIHTVSRLVYINGSRDKVIRKAGTAAIALLEEELLQEKSGQYAP; translated from the coding sequence ATGAATAAAATTTTCGCATTGCCGGCCCTGCTTTTGACGATAACGGCCTGCACCAACCCGGAAAAACGAGTGCACCAACTCCTTACCGAACGCATGGAAACGCTCGCCGTGGCCGAAAGCTGCACGGGCGGCTCGATCGCCGCCCGGTTGATGGCCACGCCCGGCGCATCGGCCTATTTCAAAGGAGGCGTAGTGGCCTACTGGAACCAGACCAAAGAGTCTCTGCTCGGCATCCCGCGCGACACGATCGCCCTCTACGGCGTGGTAAGCGAAGAGATCGTGCGCATGATGGCCGAAAGCGTCCGTAATGTTACGGACACCCACTACGGCATCGCCACCACCGGCATTGCGGGTCCGTCGGGCGGTACGCCCGAACTTCCCGCAGGGTCGGTATGGATTGCCGTCAGCTCGCCCATACATACCGTATCGCGGCTGGTTTACATAAACGGAAGCCGCGATAAAGTCATCCGCAAGGCGGGCACGGCGGCCATCGCCCTGCTCGAAGAAGAGTTGTTGCAGGAAAAATCCGGACAATACGCCCCTTGA
- the rpmB gene encoding 50S ribosomal protein L28 has translation MKVCEITGKVAIVGNNVSHSHHRTKRKFSPNLKTKRFWSEQEGRWITLKVSAAGMKTINKKGLAAALREAAAPKSVY, from the coding sequence ATGAAAGTTTGCGAAATCACAGGCAAGGTGGCGATCGTGGGAAATAACGTCTCGCACTCGCACCACAGGACCAAGCGCAAATTCAGTCCCAATCTGAAAACCAAGCGCTTCTGGTCCGAGCAGGAGGGTCGCTGGATTACCCTGAAGGTATCCGCTGCCGGCATGAAAACAATCAACAAGAAAGGGCTCGCAGCCGCTCTGCGCGAAGCTGCCGCACCCAAAAGCGTGTACTAA